The DNA window GCTCGAACTTGCCGCCACCGGGCAGCTTGATGGTGACCATGTCGTCGACGTTGACGCCCTTGAGCGCCACCGCCCACTCGATCGGGCTGTTGCCGCCGCCGGCGAACGTCAGCGACTCGCCGGCCGCTTCCAGGATCTTGCCCATCTTGCCGACGTCGGTGATGACGTCCTTGCTCATCGCCTCTTTCGCCATGGCCTTGATGAACTGCTGCTGGTGGCGCTGACGGTCGTAGTCGCTCATCGGCGGGCCGCCCTTGAACCCGTAGCGCTGGCGCACGTAGTCCAGCGCCTGCCAGGGCTCCAGCCGTACCGGCTTGGTGCTCTTCTTGTAGTAGGCCTGCGGACCGGTGTACGGGTGCTGGCAGTTGCCGCTGATCGGGCAGCTGCGCAGACGCGGCCGCTGCTTGCCCTCGGGATCGAGGTGTTCCGACTTCACGTCCATGTCGATTTTCATGGAGACGCCGCCGAGCGCCTCGACGATCTCCTTGAAGCCGCCGAAGTTGATGATCGCGGCGGCGTCGAACTCCTTGATGCCGGTGTACTTCGTGATCGTCTTCGACAGCACCTTGAAGCCGTTGACCACGTCGATCTTGCCGTTGACCTGACTGCCGTTCGCCATCGCGGAGTTGATCTTCGCGTGGTGCGAGCGGAGGCCGGCCTTCTCGTCGGCGGCGATCTCCACGTAGAGGTCGCGGGGGATCGAGAAGAGGTACGCCGTGCTCATGTCCTTCGGGATGTGCGCGATCAGGATCGAGTCGGAGAGCGGCGGCGTCGTCGGCTTCCGCGGGTCGATGCCGACCAGCAGGATGGTCAGCGGGCCCTTGATGTCCTTCTTCCCGGCCTGCGCGGCGTCGGTGTCGAGCAGCGCGTCGTTCGTGATGTCACCGGTGTATTTCGAGATCAGACTCTGCCCGGCGACCAGGGTGCCGCCGCTGATCACCATCAGCGAGCAACCGAAGACGGCACAGAGCCGCGCCCACAGTGGCGCGCGGCGTTTCGCTGTCGTACCCAACCCGCTGTCTCCAACCCCGTGCTCGGATATCGAGCACGCATGATTCCACGACCGGTCAAGAACCGGCATCTAAGGTATGGCAGTGAAGATTTCCCATCGCGCGCAGGCCGTCGCACCCTTTTACGCGATGGAAGTCGCCAAGCACGCCGCCATGGTAGAAGCCGACGGCCGTCACGTCATCCGGCTCAACATCGGCGAACCGGATTTCGGCGCCCCGCCTGCGGTTCGCGAGGCGATGCGCGAGGCCATGGACGGGCGCCCGATGCCGTACACGGCGGCGCTCGGCCTGCCCGCGCTGCGCCAGGCGATCAGTGGCTTCTACCGCGACGAACACGGCGTCGAGGTGGATCCGGCCCGGGTCGTGGTGACCGCCGGGGCGTCCGCCGCGCTGGTGCTCACCGCGGCCGCGCTCGTCGATCCGGGCGACGAGGTGATCATCGGCGACCCGTCGTACCCCTGCAACCGGCAGATCATCGAGAGTTTCGGCGGCCGGGTCCGCCTGGTCCCCACCACTGCGGACACCCGCTTCCAACTCGACCTTCCTTCGGTACGGGCACACTGGTCTCCCGCCACCGCCGGCGTGATGATCGCCACCCCGTCCAACCCGACGGGCACCTCAATCCCGCCCGCCGAGCTCGCCGCCGTGTGTGAACTGGCCCGCTCGCACGGCGCCTGGCGGATCATCGACGAGATCTACCTCAACCTCGCCCTCAACCCGTCGCCGACCGCGCTGAGCTGCGACCCGGACGCCATCGTCATCGGCAGCTTCTCGAAGTACTTCGGCCTGACCGGCTGGCGGCTCGGCTGGTGCGTGCTCCCCGAGGCCCTGATCCCGGCCGTCGAGCGGCTAGCCCAGAATTACTACATCTGCGCATCCGCGCCGGCCCAGCAGGCCGCCCTCGCCTGCTTCACCCCGGAGGCCCGCCAGGTCTGCGAGGACCGTCGCGCCGAGTTCGCGGCCCGCCGTACCGTGGTCCTCGACGGCCTGGCCCGGATCGGGCTGCCGGTGCCGGTCCCGCCGGACGGAGCGTTCTACTGCTACATCGACGTGAGCGGCACCGGGCTGGGCTCGTGGGAATTCTGCGAGCGGGCGCTGCAGGAGGCGCACGTGGCGCTGACCCCGGGCCGCGATTTCGGTCATCACAGCGCGGAAACCCACGTGCGCCTCTCCTACACCGCGTCCATGCCGGACCTCACCGAGGGACTGAGGCGTCTGGAGCGCTTCGTTGCCACCCTCTGACGATCGTCAGGGGGCGCCGCGCCCGTTCGGCCCCGGCTCGCCGGTCTGATAGAGCCAGGGCCGATTCGACCGGATCCACCGGTCCACATCGGCGATGTCCCACACCTTGCCCATCTGCAGCACCTGATAGGGCTCCGGGAAGTCCGCCCGGTTGATCAGCTGATAGGCGCGCTGCCGCGACACCCGCAGCCACAGGCGAATCTCTGCCGGGCCCACAAGGACCAACTTCTTCATGCCTGTCGAACCTAGTCCCAGGCCTAGTAGTGCGCGACAACTTGTCCCGGGCTTGGCACACTCCGGCAGCCCGGTTCCCCCGCACGGGGTATCCCGGCGTCGCCCTCTCGGCGTGGCCCGCGCCGCCTACGCTGTGGCCGTGAAGATCGGTGTGCTCGAGTGGGTCGCTCGGCGGCGTGTGCTGGTGCTGGCCGCGAGTCTGGTGGTGGTTGCCGTCTTCGAGGTTCTGCACGAGGTCACCGAGATCGGCGACGTGTGGTTCCTCGTCCTCGCGGCGCACGCTTTTCTGATGATCGGGCTCATCGTGTACTCCGGGACCGCCACCCGGCTCTACCACCCGCCGCTGCTCGTCGCCCGTCCTGACGTGCCCGCCTTCGACGTGCCGGCCAGCCCCGGCCCGGTTCTGGCCGCGGCCGGGTTCACGATCGCCGGCGCGAAGATGGGGATCGGCACCGGCCGGGACGTGGTGGCCGGGGTGGACGTCGCGTTCGGCGCGCCCCTCCTGGCGCTGTGGCTCGTGCTGATCGTGGCTCTCTGGGTCGCCGCGCTGGGCCGGAACGGTGTTCGGCTGCGCCCGGACGGCATCGTCGACCGGCAGATCTTCGGGAGCCTCTTCGTGCCGTGGGAGGCGCTGTCCACTCCGCACGCGGCGTACGCTGCCGACCCGTACCGGATCTCGCTCTTCCTGGCGCACCCGGAGCGCACCCGCCGGCGCGGCCTGCGCGCCGGGAAGCGGACGATGCTGCCGGCCACCGGCGTCGACGCGGAGCTGCTGGCCCGCGCCATCCACGAGTACGCGAACCGGCCCGACCTGCGCGATGCCATCGGCTCGCCGGACGAACTGAACCGCTTCCTGGCCGTCACGC is part of the Actinoplanes missouriensis 431 genome and encodes:
- a CDS encoding pyridoxal phosphate-dependent aminotransferase, whose protein sequence is MKISHRAQAVAPFYAMEVAKHAAMVEADGRHVIRLNIGEPDFGAPPAVREAMREAMDGRPMPYTAALGLPALRQAISGFYRDEHGVEVDPARVVVTAGASAALVLTAAALVDPGDEVIIGDPSYPCNRQIIESFGGRVRLVPTTADTRFQLDLPSVRAHWSPATAGVMIATPSNPTGTSIPPAELAAVCELARSHGAWRIIDEIYLNLALNPSPTALSCDPDAIVIGSFSKYFGLTGWRLGWCVLPEALIPAVERLAQNYYICASAPAQQAALACFTPEARQVCEDRRAEFAARRTVVLDGLARIGLPVPVPPDGAFYCYIDVSGTGLGSWEFCERALQEAHVALTPGRDFGHHSAETHVRLSYTASMPDLTEGLRRLERFVATL
- a CDS encoding LCP family protein, with the translated sequence MPVLDRSWNHACSISEHGVGDSGLGTTAKRRAPLWARLCAVFGCSLMVISGGTLVAGQSLISKYTGDITNDALLDTDAAQAGKKDIKGPLTILLVGIDPRKPTTPPLSDSILIAHIPKDMSTAYLFSIPRDLYVEIAADEKAGLRSHHAKINSAMANGSQVNGKIDVVNGFKVLSKTITKYTGIKEFDAAAIINFGGFKEIVEALGGVSMKIDMDVKSEHLDPEGKQRPRLRSCPISGNCQHPYTGPQAYYKKSTKPVRLEPWQALDYVRQRYGFKGGPPMSDYDRQRHQQQFIKAMAKEAMSKDVITDVGKMGKILEAAGESLTFAGGGNSPIEWAVALKGVNVDDMVTIKLPGGGKFEQGTNDYLGEEFTQPELAQEFFDAVKADSVAQFLLDHPTLVNKDS
- a CDS encoding helix-turn-helix transcriptional regulator is translated as MKKLVLVGPAEIRLWLRVSRQRAYQLINRADFPEPYQVLQMGKVWDIADVDRWIRSNRPWLYQTGEPGPNGRGAP